A segment of the Ammospiza nelsoni isolate bAmmNel1 chromosome 9, bAmmNel1.pri, whole genome shotgun sequence genome:
ATCTTTGGATCCTGTGAACATGAGCATAATGCTCAGAAGTGGTCAAAACTGTAAAATCTAAGGTCAAGAGGGACTCTTAAGGGAatgaattaaaaagaagaagGCATAATTATGCTGCCTCCTGAATGCAAATTGCACTTGCTTCTTTAACTCATTATATAGTCAGATCCTTCCTTCTCGAGAGAGTATTAGGGAAATGGAGAAGGTTCCTAAAAGGATGACAATGAATATAGAAGTTTTATCTTCCGTGTGAGATGTAAACTCTATAGGAGAAATTACTAAAACGTTAGTGTCATGGGAGAATGTGAAAAGGGATTGGTGGTTCACTGTCCCTTTCAATATAACTAGAAGGCATCAAATTATGTCAGCAGATGCTAGATTCAAAACAAGTAAAAGGAGATGGTTCTGCATGCAGTGTGGAGTTAATTTGCAACTTATTGCCCCTGTAGGATATAGGTGCTAAAATTTGACATAGATTCAAAAAGACACTGGTTAAATGCATATAACAGATGTCTGTCAGGGGTTGGCATAAGAAAGATACCAAAGAGAATTATTTCTTTGACCGAGGAAGTCACCTGAAagttcaggaaaatatttttgaggtaGTTGTTATTGTACTTGTAGGTAGTGTTGGCCAGTTTCCTGTAGTGTTGGCTTCTGTCAGAAACAGATTACTGCGTTGGCTGTCTACTAATATGGACACTTTTTTGTTCCCAAATGCTTTTGGCTCAGGGGCCCTTTCTCTGCTTCCTAGGAACTCTTAATTCTTGAATGTACAGTAGTAAAAAAATGTGAGTGGTACATTCTTGCCACTTTGTGCAAGTTGTCCCACGTTAATCAAACAATAACTCTGGACACGTGACACATAATTTTCAAATCGCCTGCTACTCTTCTGAtgaagctttatttaaaaagctTGTGTGAGAATGCCTAACCAAACCCAGTACACAATCAAACGTATATGGAATAGTACACTCCCATAAGTATGTTGTGTAAATCATTAATATGAATACATTATAATTTAAATCCCCTTGAGTAACTTAAATACTGCAACCATAGGTGGCCTTGGCCTTGGCAGTTTTGAAGCGTGCCTTATTACAGAAGAGTTAGCTTACGGATGTACAGGGGTTCAAACCGCCATCGAAGCAAATTCCCTAGGGGTAAGTTCTGTCTTTTCTTACATCTCTTAAACTATAATCTTTACCCTTGAAAGAGCCAGATTAACagtctaaatattttttttttcagcaaatgcCAGTTATCATTGCAGGAAATGAGCATCAGCAGAAAAAATACTTAGGAAGAATGACAGAAGAACCAATGATGTGTGTAAGTATAATTGCTATACTGCAGAATGTTTCTAAACCACTTTAATTGtattactcctttttttttaaattcctttttttgcaattttttttttcctgaacactTATATGTACTCACAACTTAGCCCTGTTTGATTTATATGTAAACAGTGACATTTACTGAAAGGTAGCGAATACCTAATGAGATACATCCAGTAAGTAAACAGAAGATATTAAATTATCCTCATCCTAAGTCACTTACCAAAAataataggttttttttttcctttcaagaaGGGTTGTAGAAGTTTAAGAAAAATACAAGGTTTATGTAAGGAGACCCTCAACTTGGATGGGAATGACACTCGATTTGTGATCTCAAATATTACATAAATAGTACTTGTTACGTAGAAAGAAGTAAAGATTTGTCTGCAATGTATATCAATTTACAACTAAGCCTCCTAAACTGAACGACTCAGTGCTCCTATTTTCAGACTTTAAAGATCCTCAGCTTTCACATCAGAATTTTTGAATCCTGGAAGTAGTAACTTAAGGATTACAgaatgtttctgtttgtttaaaaGCCAATTTTATGTATTATTATGgatttataaagaaaattaacctTTACTTGGCCAGCGGTTGGAAGGGGGGAGGGGGCCAAGTGTagggttgttttggggttttattggggagttttgtttatttggtgtTTGGATATTACCATGCAGTTCACTTAAACCTTGATGCACATAATCTGCGTGAATTTGTAGCTGACTAAAGATAGAACTTTTATTCCACAAGAATTTGCATCTTAATTTCTTTTAGGCTTACTGTGTaacagagcctggagcaggctCTGATGTGGCTGGTATAAAAACAAAGGCTGAGAAGAAAGGAGATGAATATGTTATTAACGGTCAGAAGATGTGGATCACAAATGGGGGGAAAGCAAACTGGTATGTTAACTGGTGTCATAGTTCTATGCCGTGTCTTTACCCCACCCCTCCAACCTCAGTTAAATTCTTTAAAGACCAATCCTTTAAAAACCTATCTTTCAGACACAAATCTGAAtgttctctgtgtttcagcagaCTACATTTTAATCTCTGCCCAGTTTATGAGGATCGCTATCAGGATAGCATATAAAATGCAGTCTTGAGTGCTAAAAAGAAAagcctaaaaagaaaaatgagtgaTGACATTATGACTCCACACTCAATAATAGCCTCTTGAACCTTTCGGCTATCAAAATTAAATGTGATTCTACTAGAAACACCTCTGACTCCTAGTGAAGCTAGAAATGCTGTTATATTGTAGtgttactttttattttctgaaaagaaaacattttccatcTGTCAAAGATTGCAGATATGTCTTGTGTTGTCTGGAGTGTGCTTTTACAATGTAAACCTCTTAAATCATGTCTTACATCATGTTGATTCACAACACAGAAATTTCCCTGAATTCAAGTGGAAGAAACTTTATACATTTACCCAGAAATTGaattttcttgttattttctTGTTGCAGGCAGACCACCCACCAAAGACAAACTGTCCGATTTCTTTTGACCTTACTAAATACCACAGAAGTGATTTAcagctgtttaatttttaagagaGATACTTATCTACAACTTAtacttagaaaaataaaatcaagatcTTTGAAGTCAGATTATAACTTTTACATCCAAGAAATTATGTTCTAAGCATTAATTTTTATCTACATGCAATGAATAGGTTTCTTTTGTACTATATGGGAAGCTGTTAATATCATAAAGACTTACAATACATGGAAAAGGTAGGGAATATTTGCATGTTGATCTGAGCAACTTTACGAAATATTGAATCTTTAAAACTTCTACTCTCTTGCTCcctcttattttattttcaggatgGGCAAGAAAGAAAGGCTGTTAACTCATAGACAAAATTTATTATATGGTAGAAATGcacataaaaatgtttaaagtgCTAGATAAATATATCTTGTTAATTGTGAAGATAAACTGCATCCATCTACTTTGTTTTACACTAGGTATTTTTTGCTAGCACGTACAAATCCAGATCCAAAAACTCCTGCAAGCAAAGCCTTTACTGGATTCATTGTGGAAGCAGATAGTCCAGGGATACAAATTGGAAGAAAGGTGAAGACTGTATTTCTTGTTTGACAAGTCAGGAACTGTTGTTCAGTTCTAAACCAACAATAAAACAAATGTACCACTAAAGAAAAGATACTGTTACACAACTGAACAGTCTCATATGCTTATGTGCTTACGTGTGCTTATATATGCttatcttttaattttcaaaacataGAGGAACTATGCatgaaacataattttaaagcGATTAATTCAAAAAAGGAATTATTCAGAATGGTCTAAAGTAAGATGACTACTTTGGACGTCTGCAAAGAGTCTTTGAAAACGACTATATTGGCAGGTGCCAATAAATGAGAAGTAGTATGCCTTGAAAAACTAAGAAGCAAGCTGGACAATTTTGACTGCAAATACATATCTAGTGAGTTTTAATTTTAGCTAGTACTGGTCAAAGAAGACACCTTAGAGATACTGATGCTACTTCTCTCTTTacaaaaattactatttttaatagTAGGTAAAACTGAATGTGGAACATTAGTCAAGAAATCTGAAAACTTGAAAaactcatttatttattcacttgTAGTATACCTGTACTTCCTGCATATTagattctttcctttttccactTGCATCTAAAAGATAGTTGAACTAGAAGAACACAAGAACACTGCTTACAGTGACAGAACTAATTTCATATTAAGGAGAAAGTAAGCTGCCCAACTTAGACAAGTTAAGGGCATACTGGTCTGCAAATACAAAACTAGTATGTGTCTGGCACGTGGTAATTTTTAGATTGGGtgttttgaggaagaaaaactaTGCTTTGAGtgaacaaaaaaatgaaaacataatgTACCTTTGAATAATCCAAATTAGTAGCACATCTGTAAATTTCCCACTTCAGGAAATGAATATGGGTCAACGCTGCTCAGATACAAGAGGCATTGTCTTTGAAGATGTGAGAGTcccaaaagaaaatgtattgaTAGCTGAAGGAGCTGGCTTTAAAATCGCAATGGGAGCTTTTGATAAGACCAGACCACCCGTAagtatcaggaaaaaaataggttaTAAAATATAGCAggaatttctgattttttattcTGGCCTGTATTAAATTTAGGTAGCAGCTGGTGCTGTTGGATTGGCAAAAAGAGCCCTTGATGAAGCTACTAGATACGCTTTGGAGAGAAAAACCTTTGGGAAACCAATTGTTGAAGTAAGTGTGGGGGCAGACAATGCATAAAAGCTTATGTTTTCACACTAGATGTACTACTACTGATTTTTCAAGATTATTccttaatatttatatatttatataaattccTTCGTTTTTATATTATACCTCAGCCATTTTGTGGTTTCCAAGTTTATAGGTTGCACTATAAGTAAACTTAGCTATGTGGTAACTTCAAGTGTTTTTGGTAATTTATCAATGATagtaggaaaagcagaaagaaaactctGTCCCAAACCTCAGAACTTACATACCAACTGGGCATACTTAAGTTCTTCAGCACTAATAAAGAGGGATCttcaggaaagaagaaaacatctgAGGTGTGTGGAACAAGATATATTGTATTAGAGTACATTAGAATACCAATAGAATACATTGCCCATCATGCTGCTTACCAGATCTGAAAAAATATGAATGAACAACAAGAGAAATACCGACAAATAGGAAAGAACAACTTCAACTGTTGTTTCATCAGTATTTAATCCCTATGACGAGAGCGTGATGCATGTTCTGTATAACTTCTCTTGTACAACTTACTGAGTTTTTTGAAAAAGATCACTGCATTAAGATTTTATCTTTCCTTCATGTCATAGAATTTTAAGCAGGCAATATTAACCTAGTTTATTTCATCACAGCACCAAGCAGTGTCTTTCTTGCTTGCTGAAATGGCAATGAAAGTTGAACTCGCTAGGATGGCTTACCAGAGAGCTGCATGGGAAGTTGATGCCGGTCGCAGGAATACCTACTATGCTTCCATTGCAAAGGCATTTGCTGGTGACATTGCAAACCAAGTAGCTGCAGATGCAGTACAGATTTTTGGAGGAAATGGATTTAATACTGAATATCCTGTAGAAAAGCTAATGAGAGATGCTAAAATCTACCAGGTAAGTAAAAGAGAAAGTGGTAATGCATAGATTTTATACAGAATAAAGTAATGGCTACTTACTTCAAATCATGATGtgcacatattaaaaaaaaatcatttgagAATTAGAGCAGTAATCCTTCCATTTAAAGAAACAATCATTCAAATCAGGAAATTACTTCATACTAAAGTCATTGCACTTGATAAAAACTGAAACCGCttaagagaaataaattatattttgtggcttttgggtttttttcccctctaatgtGGTAACTCATTGCAATTCTTGGATTGTCAATTTTGAAGTCTTTGAATTCGTAGGGAAAATATCTTGATCAAAATACCAGTGCTTGCTCTGGGATTCTGTAAGTAGAAGTGGTTTACATATCATACTGTTCTTGAAAATCTCTAGAGATGCAAAACTTTTGGCCATCTGTCTGTACCCTGGACTGATGTCTTTTTATAGTTCAGCTGTCTTCTTAGCCTGAACACTAAAGCAGTTTCTTACCCCAACGACTTATGAGGGAAgagatgttttttgtttggttagggtttttgttttacttttccatTAAACTTTCCGTTTGAAACTTTGGTATTAAAAGCTGTGTAGAATGCTGGGGTTGATGTATGAACAGTATTGGGTATCATGGTTGTGTAGTTTAAACCCAGCTGGCAACTAAGTTGCCACACAAGGAAGCTGCACactc
Coding sequences within it:
- the ACADM gene encoding medium-chain specific acyl-CoA dehydrogenase, mitochondrial, with translation MAALRATRQMLQTITGHGWRSYSSKPAQNLHVGKPGAGFSFELTDEQKEFQATARKFAVEEIIPVAAQYDKTGEYPVPLIKRAWELGLMNSHIPESCGGLGLGSFEACLITEELAYGCTGVQTAIEANSLGQMPVIIAGNEHQQKKYLGRMTEEPMMCAYCVTEPGAGSDVAGIKTKAEKKGDEYVINGQKMWITNGGKANWYFLLARTNPDPKTPASKAFTGFIVEADSPGIQIGRKEMNMGQRCSDTRGIVFEDVRVPKENVLIAEGAGFKIAMGAFDKTRPPVAAGAVGLAKRALDEATRYALERKTFGKPIVEHQAVSFLLAEMAMKVELARMAYQRAAWEVDAGRRNTYYASIAKAFAGDIANQVAADAVQIFGGNGFNTEYPVEKLMRDAKIYQIYEGTAQIQRMIIAREHVGKYKA